One genomic region from Prevotella sp. Rep29 encodes:
- a CDS encoding DUF4922 domain-containing protein: MMKKIDCFLACGDLDATLSTVAALRSSYYVNRIFLLTSSELSSKEEAPEGCSFLEAEGLTSSDALRQMSEHAQSAYVMLCLKSAPYRFGQHAVSRFLQVLERTAAELVYSDYYEERHEGTGGNVAKHPVIDYQLGSVRDDFDFGSVLMFRSSSLHDYVAGGIADYHFAALYDFRLFLSRRGRIFHLDEYLYTEQEFDLRQSGERQFDYVNPRNREVQIEMEAAATAHLEAIGALVDSTALETPDFGEAAFECEASVVIPVFNRAKTILDAVRSALNQQTTFKYNVIVVDNHSTDGTTELLDGQCDDDRLIHLIPERRDLGIGGCWNVAVDDDRCGRFAVQLDSDDLYSSPHTLQRIVDEFYKQKAAMVIGSYRMCNFALETLPPGLIDHREWTDENGANNALRINGLGAPRAFFTPLLREIHFPNTSYGEDYALGLAFSGRYRIGRIYDELYLCRRWEGNSDAALSVERQNANNLYKDRLRTMEILARRQRNEQTAVGSAGGNDLHRFFKRQLERWTDARQRFRDLSDVAVRELGLGNYFATVQYNPARIRSTAANIDQRSIAERPCFLCEKNRPAEQLVKAAGSRFEILVNPYPILPVHFTIAARKHQPQRILGNYGVFYKLLDEYPEMTIFYNGPESGASAPDHLHLQAGMGVALPLQTSWQRLSRELEVVVNEDENEGLYIVSDYFCPAFLIRTRRKESGERLFKRLYQALPLSPESPEPQMNIVGWRNGEDYLMVVFPRRQHRPACYYAEGVQQLLISPGALDMAGLVITPRKEDFDQLSSERLQEVYNEVSISAEEMEAVVSRIRTESIDGMLGSSLSDYETEPQVTVGIVSAEEIHFTLNQPYMAKGETIEGAQKVSFAEGSILWNGRQYRELTFIPQSGDASFSIDDVTIGVHFHWERKETQVFQGVLRLVVEADKICAINELPVENYLTSVISSEMNATSSPEFLKAHAVISRSWLLAQMEKRKQLKDGTNSFFSFIKKDDELIRWYDREDHSIFDVCADDHCQRYQGITKATNNHVAEAVRDTRGQILMFGDEICDARFSKCCGGVTEEFQYCWEDTPKPYLVSVPDTADAANPAAEPFCNTHDERILKQVLNDYDQETPDFYRWEVSYTQEQLSALVSEKLKMDFGKILDLIPLERGKSGRISKLRIVGTDKEFTIGKELEIRRALSESHLYSSNFEVETERNASGEPVRITLKGAGWGHGVGLCQIGAAVMGERGYHYNEILLHYYRGAEIKRIYK; encoded by the coding sequence GTGATGAAGAAGATAGATTGTTTTTTAGCTTGCGGCGACCTGGATGCAACCTTGTCAACGGTTGCGGCGTTGCGGTCGTCGTACTACGTAAATCGTATATTCTTGCTGACTTCTTCGGAACTTTCTTCAAAGGAGGAGGCTCCGGAGGGTTGCTCGTTCCTGGAGGCGGAAGGGCTCACGTCGTCTGATGCTCTCCGGCAGATGAGCGAACATGCGCAGTCGGCTTATGTGATGTTGTGTCTGAAGTCCGCTCCCTATCGTTTTGGTCAGCATGCTGTCAGCCGTTTTCTTCAGGTGTTGGAAAGGACTGCTGCGGAGTTGGTTTACAGCGATTATTATGAAGAACGCCATGAAGGGACTGGGGGCAACGTCGCGAAACACCCTGTCATCGATTATCAGTTGGGCAGCGTGCGTGACGACTTCGATTTCGGTTCGGTGCTGATGTTCCGTTCGTCTTCGCTTCATGACTATGTGGCTGGCGGGATAGCCGACTATCACTTTGCGGCGTTGTATGACTTTCGGCTTTTCCTAAGCCGACGCGGCAGGATATTCCATCTTGACGAGTATCTATACACGGAGCAGGAGTTCGATTTGCGCCAGAGTGGAGAGCGCCAGTTCGACTATGTCAATCCCCGTAACCGCGAGGTTCAGATAGAGATGGAGGCAGCAGCCACTGCCCATCTTGAGGCGATTGGGGCGTTGGTGGATTCGACCGCTTTGGAGACGCCCGATTTCGGGGAGGCTGCCTTTGAGTGTGAGGCTTCGGTGGTAATACCCGTATTCAATCGTGCGAAAACCATTCTCGATGCCGTTCGGTCAGCACTCAATCAGCAAACGACTTTCAAGTATAACGTCATTGTGGTGGACAACCATTCCACCGACGGGACGACGGAACTGTTGGACGGGCAGTGTGACGATGACCGGTTGATTCACCTCATTCCCGAGCGAAGGGATTTGGGTATTGGCGGCTGTTGGAATGTGGCTGTCGATGACGACCGTTGCGGACGGTTTGCCGTTCAGTTGGACAGTGACGACCTTTACAGTTCGCCTCACACGCTGCAGCGTATTGTGGATGAGTTCTACAAACAGAAGGCGGCGATGGTGATTGGGTCTTACCGCATGTGCAACTTTGCATTGGAGACGCTTCCTCCCGGTCTGATTGACCATCGTGAATGGACCGACGAGAACGGGGCGAACAATGCCCTGCGCATCAATGGCTTGGGAGCTCCGAGAGCATTCTTCACACCGCTGTTGCGTGAGATACATTTTCCCAATACGAGCTATGGCGAGGATTACGCCTTGGGCTTGGCATTCAGTGGACGCTATCGCATCGGGCGCATCTACGACGAGTTGTACCTGTGCAGACGATGGGAAGGAAATAGCGATGCCGCTTTGTCGGTAGAGCGTCAGAATGCCAACAACTTATATAAAGATCGCTTGCGCACGATGGAGATTCTTGCGCGCCGGCAACGCAACGAGCAAACTGCCGTCGGTTCTGCGGGAGGCAACGACTTGCATCGCTTCTTTAAACGCCAGTTGGAGCGTTGGACGGATGCCCGTCAGCGCTTCCGCGATTTAAGTGATGTGGCGGTGCGCGAACTGGGACTTGGCAACTATTTTGCGACGGTGCAGTACAATCCTGCCCGCATCCGCTCAACCGCGGCTAATATCGACCAGAGGAGTATCGCTGAGCGTCCGTGTTTCCTATGTGAGAAAAACCGTCCGGCGGAGCAGCTCGTGAAGGCAGCCGGCTCCCGTTTCGAGATATTGGTGAATCCCTATCCGATTCTTCCGGTCCACTTCACAATAGCAGCCCGCAAGCATCAGCCGCAACGGATTCTTGGCAATTATGGCGTTTTCTATAAGTTGCTTGACGAATATCCGGAGATGACCATATTCTATAATGGTCCTGAGAGCGGTGCGTCGGCTCCCGACCATCTGCATCTGCAGGCAGGGATGGGTGTCGCACTGCCTTTGCAAACAAGTTGGCAGCGGCTGAGTCGCGAGTTGGAGGTGGTCGTTAACGAGGATGAGAACGAAGGACTGTATATCGTTTCCGACTATTTCTGTCCGGCATTCTTGATACGTACCCGCCGGAAGGAGTCGGGCGAACGGCTTTTCAAACGCCTCTATCAGGCATTGCCTTTGTCACCGGAATCTCCTGAACCGCAGATGAACATCGTGGGATGGCGTAACGGCGAAGACTACCTCATGGTGGTATTCCCGCGCAGACAGCACCGCCCGGCATGCTATTATGCAGAGGGCGTGCAGCAGTTGCTCATAAGTCCGGGAGCACTCGACATGGCAGGACTGGTCATTACCCCTCGCAAGGAGGATTTCGATCAGCTGAGCAGCGAACGGTTGCAGGAAGTTTACAACGAAGTGAGCATCTCCGCAGAGGAGATGGAAGCGGTGGTCAGCCGCATACGCACCGAGTCGATAGACGGCATGCTGGGCTCGTCGTTGTCAGATTATGAGACAGAGCCGCAGGTGACGGTGGGCATCGTGAGTGCCGAGGAGATACATTTCACGTTGAACCAGCCCTATATGGCGAAAGGTGAGACGATTGAGGGTGCACAGAAAGTGTCGTTTGCGGAAGGCAGCATCTTGTGGAACGGCAGACAATATCGCGAACTGACCTTCATTCCGCAGAGCGGCGACGCCTCGTTCTCAATAGACGACGTGACCATCGGGGTGCATTTCCATTGGGAGCGGAAGGAGACGCAGGTGTTCCAGGGAGTGCTCCGGCTCGTAGTGGAGGCAGATAAGATTTGTGCCATCAACGAACTGCCAGTGGAGAACTATCTGACGAGCGTCATTTCGAGCGAGATGAATGCCACCTCGTCGCCCGAATTCCTGAAAGCCCACGCCGTCATTTCGCGCAGTTGGCTGCTGGCACAGATGGAGAAGCGGAAACAACTGAAGGATGGCACGAACAGTTTCTTCTCGTTCATCAAGAAAGACGATGAACTCATCCGTTGGTACGACCGCGAAGACCACTCTATTTTCGACGTGTGTGCCGACGACCATTGCCAGCGCTATCAGGGCATAACGAAAGCCACTAACAACCATGTGGCTGAGGCGGTGCGCGATACACGCGGTCAGATACTGATGTTCGGCGATGAGATATGCGATGCGCGCTTCTCGAAATGTTGCGGAGGAGTGACCGAAGAATTCCAGTATTGCTGGGAAGACACACCGAAGCCTTATCTCGTTTCCGTGCCCGATACGGCAGACGCAGCCAATCCCGCTGCTGAACCTTTCTGCAACACGCACGACGAACGTATTCTGAAACAGGTGCTCAACGACTATGACCAGGAAACGCCCGACTTCTATCGCTGGGAAGTTTCCTACACACAGGAGCAACTCTCCGCGCTCGTCAGCGAGAAGTTGAAGATGGACTTCGGAAAGATTCTCGACCTCATCCCGCTGGAGCGAGGCAAGAGTGGGCGCATCTCGAAGCTCAGAATCGTGGGAACCGACAAGGAATTCACCATCGGTAAGGAGCTCGAGATACGGCGTGCGCTGAGCGAAAGCCACCTGTACAGTTCCAACTTCGAGGTGGAGACGGAGCGCAATGCCAGTGGCGAGCCTGTGCGCATCACGCTGAAAGGTGCCGGTTGGGGACATGGCGTGGGACTGTGTCAGATTGGAGCCGCCGTGATGGGAGAGAGAGGTTATCATTATAATGAAATATTGTTGCACTACTATCGTGGGGCAGAAATTAAAAGGATATATAAGTAA
- a CDS encoding LptE family protein, whose product MLTACAFEGYKFNGASIDYNKTKTIQIADFPIRSSYVWGPMQAIFNNELKDVFANHTRLQQVKRNGDLKIEGEITQYQQRNKSVSSEGYSAQTELSMTVNVRFTNNVNHNEDFERQFTAAATYETTVSLTSVQEELVTQMVKEITDQIFNATVANW is encoded by the coding sequence ATGCTCACCGCCTGCGCGTTCGAAGGATATAAATTCAACGGCGCCAGCATCGACTACAATAAAACAAAAACCATACAGATAGCCGACTTCCCTATTCGTTCAAGCTACGTTTGGGGACCCATGCAAGCCATCTTCAACAACGAACTCAAAGATGTATTTGCCAACCACACACGGCTGCAACAAGTGAAGCGCAACGGAGACCTGAAAATAGAAGGTGAAATCACGCAGTACCAACAACGCAACAAAAGCGTCTCCAGCGAAGGATACTCCGCGCAGACAGAGCTGTCGATGACGGTCAACGTGCGATTCACCAACAACGTCAACCACAACGAAGATTTCGAACGGCAGTTCACCGCAGCAGCAACATACGAGACAACCGTCTCGCTCACCTCCGTACAGGAAGAACTCGTCACGCAGATGGTCAAAGAAATCACCGACCAGATATTCAACGCTACCGTAGCCAACTGGTAA
- a CDS encoding lysylphosphatidylglycerol synthase transmembrane domain-containing protein — protein sequence MKKKYQNGFFLFGLVLLIVMLSQLDFKEVWNGLQRAGYWFFAVVALWAGLYIFNTFTWHIIIKTTATESGGSDKPISFWWLYKTTVSGFALNYATPGGLMGGEPYRIMQLAPKIGTERASSSVILFVMTHIFSHFWFWLISVILYLLTQPVNLLIGSLLAASTIFCLLGIWFFMSGYRKGLAKRAMNLLRHIPYVKRWAIPFIEKRREQLDTIDRQIAALHSQKPHIFATALASELVCRILSALEIFFILLVLYPSVNYIACILILAFTTLFANLLFFMPLQIGGREGGFLMSITTLGFRTSDGIFVALIVRIRELIWTLIGLLLIKFEQKEKDKLPTERGQLQ from the coding sequence ATGAAAAAGAAATATCAGAACGGTTTTTTCCTTTTCGGACTGGTGCTGCTTATTGTCATGCTTTCACAGCTTGACTTCAAGGAAGTGTGGAACGGGCTGCAACGTGCCGGCTACTGGTTTTTTGCAGTAGTGGCATTATGGGCAGGGCTCTATATCTTCAACACCTTCACGTGGCACATCATCATCAAGACCACGGCAACCGAAAGTGGCGGCTCCGACAAACCCATCTCATTTTGGTGGCTATACAAGACCACCGTCTCCGGATTTGCACTCAACTATGCCACGCCGGGAGGACTGATGGGTGGAGAACCCTACCGCATCATGCAGCTTGCCCCGAAAATCGGAACCGAACGCGCTTCATCATCGGTCATCCTCTTCGTCATGACACACATTTTCAGCCACTTCTGGTTCTGGCTGATATCCGTCATTCTCTATCTGCTCACACAGCCCGTCAACCTGCTCATCGGAAGCCTGCTCGCCGCAAGCACCATCTTCTGCCTGCTCGGCATCTGGTTCTTCATGTCGGGATACCGGAAGGGACTTGCCAAACGAGCCATGAACCTGTTGCGCCATATCCCTTATGTGAAAAGATGGGCGATACCGTTCATCGAAAAAAGACGGGAGCAACTCGACACCATCGACCGGCAAATAGCCGCCCTGCACAGCCAGAAGCCGCACATATTCGCTACGGCATTGGCTTCCGAACTCGTCTGCCGCATCTTGTCGGCTCTTGAAATATTCTTTATCCTCCTCGTACTCTATCCCAGCGTCAACTATATCGCCTGCATACTCATCCTCGCGTTTACCACCCTGTTTGCCAACCTGCTCTTTTTCATGCCCCTGCAAATCGGCGGTCGGGAAGGCGGATTCCTCATGTCAATCACGACACTTGGATTCCGCACGAGCGACGGCATCTTCGTTGCACTCATCGTACGCATCCGTGAACTGATATGGACACTCATCGGACTACTCCTTATCAAGTTCGAACAAAAGGAAAAAGACAAGCTCCCGACCGAAAGAGGACAATTACAATAA
- the rlmN gene encoding 23S rRNA (adenine(2503)-C(2))-methyltransferase RlmN, with protein MEGMKKQLIGLSLVQLREIALSLGMPKFAGGQIAKWLYVRHATDISEMTDLSKANRERLAAEYEIGCRAPIDCRTSKDGTIKYLFPTTDGKFVETVFIPDGDRATLCVSSQVGCKMGCAFCQTGKQGFDGNLTAGDILNQIYALPEREQLTNIVMMGQGEPMDNVENVLAAIEVMTASWGYGWSPKRITVSTVGLRKGLRKFLNGCDCHLAVSLHSPIHEQRLNMMPAEGAMTIDEVVETLREYDFSHQRRLSFEYIVFKGLNDSRMHAKEIVKLLSGLDCRINLIRFHEIPGVDLPSSDEEGMLRLRDYLTAHGFFTTIRASRGQDIEAACGMLAGKRIAK; from the coding sequence ATGGAAGGTATGAAAAAGCAGTTGATTGGTCTTTCGCTGGTGCAATTACGTGAGATTGCGCTGTCGTTAGGCATGCCTAAGTTTGCGGGCGGACAGATAGCAAAATGGCTCTATGTGCGCCATGCGACCGACATCAGCGAGATGACGGATTTGTCGAAAGCGAACAGAGAACGTCTGGCGGCAGAATATGAGATTGGCTGCCGCGCACCGATTGACTGCCGGACATCGAAAGACGGAACTATCAAGTATCTCTTCCCTACGACGGACGGGAAGTTTGTCGAAACGGTATTCATTCCCGATGGCGACCGCGCAACGCTGTGTGTGTCGTCGCAAGTGGGATGCAAGATGGGCTGCGCCTTTTGTCAGACGGGCAAGCAGGGATTCGACGGAAACCTGACTGCCGGCGACATTTTGAATCAAATCTATGCCTTGCCCGAAAGGGAACAACTGACCAATATTGTGATGATGGGTCAAGGTGAGCCGATGGACAATGTGGAGAATGTGCTGGCTGCCATTGAGGTGATGACCGCATCATGGGGATATGGATGGAGTCCAAAGCGTATCACGGTAAGCACTGTGGGGCTGAGGAAAGGACTGCGCAAGTTCCTGAACGGGTGCGACTGCCATCTGGCTGTGAGTCTGCACTCCCCCATCCATGAGCAACGGCTCAACATGATGCCTGCCGAAGGGGCGATGACGATAGACGAGGTGGTTGAGACGCTGCGTGAATATGATTTCTCTCATCAGCGCCGCCTTTCGTTTGAATACATTGTCTTCAAGGGACTGAACGACAGTCGGATGCATGCCAAGGAGATTGTGAAGCTCTTATCAGGATTGGACTGCCGCATCAACCTCATTCGTTTTCATGAGATTCCAGGAGTGGATCTCCCGTCAAGTGACGAAGAAGGGATGCTGCGTCTGCGCGACTATCTGACAGCCCATGGCTTTTTCACGACGATAAGAGCATCGCGTGGGCAAGACATCGAGGCCGCATGCGGAATGCTTGCGGGGAAGCGCATCGCTAAATAA
- a CDS encoding PdxA family protein, with product MEERKIRIAITHGDTNGIGYELIFKVFSEPAMLELCTPIIYGSPKVAAYHRKALDLQTGFNIIGHPSDAHDNKLNILTTFDEEVKVEMGIPSTEAAKAARIALEHAVKDYENGHIDAVVTCPVNIEKMKEEGFPCNGQAEYIEKQLQQDRKALNMLVYDDLRIAFATSRIPLAEVSRNITKELIVEKATTLAGCLKRDFQISNPRIAVLALNPTQSEKQFIGNEEKDIITPAVNELMGNRINAFGPFAADEFFTNDTYQSFDATLALHEEQGRIPFKLIAEANEGTIYTAGLNLIRTAPNIDIQYDATGKNTADENPLRQAIYLAIDIARSRTNYDLPLANPLPKLYRERRDDSEKVRFAIPKKKEEKPQTEQDEE from the coding sequence ATGGAAGAAAGAAAAATTCGCATCGCCATCACTCACGGCGATACCAACGGAATTGGATATGAACTGATATTCAAAGTTTTCTCAGAGCCCGCCATGCTGGAACTCTGCACGCCTATCATCTACGGCTCGCCCAAAGTGGCTGCCTATCACCGCAAAGCGCTTGACCTGCAAACAGGATTCAACATCATCGGTCACCCCAGTGATGCGCACGATAACAAGCTCAACATCCTGACCACTTTCGACGAGGAGGTGAAGGTGGAAATGGGAATTCCTTCAACGGAGGCGGCAAAAGCAGCACGCATCGCACTGGAGCATGCTGTCAAAGATTATGAAAACGGACATATCGACGCCGTTGTCACCTGTCCTGTCAATATCGAAAAGATGAAGGAAGAAGGCTTCCCGTGCAACGGTCAGGCAGAATACATTGAGAAACAGTTGCAACAAGACAGGAAAGCACTCAACATGCTGGTATATGATGACCTCAGAATTGCTTTTGCAACAAGTCGGATACCATTGGCGGAAGTCAGCCGAAACATCACGAAAGAACTCATTGTTGAGAAAGCAACAACCCTCGCCGGCTGCCTGAAACGCGACTTCCAGATTTCCAATCCGAGAATTGCGGTACTCGCACTGAACCCCACACAAAGTGAGAAACAGTTTATCGGAAACGAAGAAAAGGACATCATCACTCCTGCCGTGAACGAACTCATGGGCAACCGAATCAACGCTTTCGGACCGTTCGCTGCCGACGAGTTCTTCACCAACGACACCTACCAGAGTTTTGACGCCACCCTCGCACTGCATGAAGAGCAGGGACGCATTCCGTTCAAACTCATCGCCGAAGCAAACGAAGGCACCATATACACTGCAGGACTGAACCTGATTCGCACAGCACCCAACATCGACATTCAATACGATGCGACGGGAAAGAACACTGCCGATGAGAATCCTCTGCGCCAAGCCATCTATCTTGCCATTGACATCGCCAGAAGCCGCACAAATTACGACCTTCCGTTAGCCAATCCGCTTCCAAAACTCTACCGGGAACGGAGAGACGACAGCGAGAAAGTACGCTTCGCCATCCCAAAGAAAAAAGAAGAGAAGCCACAGACTGAGCAAGATGAAGAATAA
- a CDS encoding DUF4837 family protein, producing the protein MINIVRAWVVSLLFVVLCTACQSGGSWQTKSAGRAYEVVLVDDIDSIFSEELSATIDFLPQPEPAFDVSTTDKNHFRWNMKQARNVVIIDTAADKHETVAIEYEHDAYASPQIIISVKAANARTIREKRKTIGRELRQLLHTQERRNEMQNLQKAHAPESEKAAREMFGVDISIPADMTHLKRGKDFLWISDDGTSVMRNVCLFKGENIDSILQANIKGETDEMYMTLVEQQPMKEQQPLMTEGLWAMKGDAMGGPFVMLKSGNLTVLGFVYAPNMKKRNHIRLLETAMLSLKDAAKKK; encoded by the coding sequence ATGATAAATATCGTAAGGGCGTGGGTGGTTAGCTTGCTGTTTGTCGTGCTTTGCACAGCATGTCAGTCGGGCGGCTCATGGCAGACGAAAAGTGCAGGAAGAGCCTACGAGGTGGTGCTTGTGGATGATATTGACAGCATCTTTTCCGAGGAATTGTCTGCAACTATCGACTTCCTCCCGCAACCGGAGCCTGCATTTGACGTTTCGACTACCGACAAGAATCATTTCAGATGGAACATGAAGCAGGCAAGAAACGTGGTCATCATCGACACGGCAGCCGACAAGCATGAGACTGTTGCGATAGAATATGAGCACGACGCATATGCCTCTCCGCAAATCATCATCTCCGTGAAGGCAGCGAATGCGAGAACCATCAGGGAGAAGAGAAAAACCATAGGCAGGGAACTCAGACAACTGCTCCATACCCAAGAACGAAGGAACGAGATGCAGAACCTTCAGAAGGCACACGCCCCAGAGTCTGAAAAGGCTGCAAGAGAGATGTTTGGTGTGGACATCAGCATCCCGGCTGACATGACTCATCTCAAACGCGGAAAGGATTTTCTGTGGATATCAGACGATGGGACGAGTGTCATGCGCAACGTTTGTCTGTTCAAAGGCGAAAACATCGACAGCATCCTCCAAGCCAATATCAAAGGCGAGACGGATGAGATGTACATGACGCTGGTTGAGCAGCAGCCGATGAAAGAGCAGCAACCCCTCATGACAGAAGGATTGTGGGCGATGAAAGGCGACGCGATGGGCGGACCTTTCGTCATGCTGAAGAGCGGCAATCTGACGGTGTTGGGATTTGTCTATGCACCAAACATGAAAAAGAGAAATCACATCAGACTGTTGGAGACTGCCATGCTCTCACTGAAAGATGCTGCGAAAAAGAAATAG
- a CDS encoding sigma-54-dependent Fis family transcriptional regulator has product MNTSELQRIKQRYNIVGNCDALNRALDVALQVAPTDLSVLIVGESGVGKEIIPRVIHDNSPRRREKYFAINCGAIPEGTIDGELFGHEKGSFTGAIGESEGYFGVANKGTIFLDEVGELPLATQARLLRVLETGEYIRVGGTKVMKTDVRIVAATNVNMQKAISAGRFREDLYYRLNTIPIQMPSLRERGEDIVLLFRLFALQMAEKYRTPKITLTEDAKQLLLRYKWPGNVRQLKNITEQMSVLSENREINKETLQKFIPQDPESTQLTLISSPDGQHSYESEREILYKILYELRGNVSDLRRDMNSLRKQLDDARTLNAKVAEINAQLPVEKVRPENNAYEVAEAEEISEPETLNLNELGRQMVEKALERNGWNRKKAAQELGISDRTLYRKLKAYGLNED; this is encoded by the coding sequence ATGAATACGTCTGAACTGCAAAGAATCAAACAACGATACAACATCGTGGGCAACTGCGATGCGCTGAACCGTGCACTTGACGTAGCCCTTCAGGTTGCGCCTACCGACCTCAGCGTGCTCATCGTTGGCGAAAGCGGTGTGGGAAAAGAAATCATACCACGCGTCATACACGACAACTCGCCACGCCGACGGGAGAAATATTTCGCTATCAACTGCGGGGCTATTCCTGAAGGAACTATCGACGGCGAACTGTTCGGACACGAGAAAGGTTCGTTCACAGGAGCCATCGGCGAGAGCGAAGGCTACTTCGGCGTAGCCAACAAAGGCACCATCTTCCTCGACGAAGTGGGCGAACTGCCGCTCGCCACACAAGCCCGACTGCTGCGCGTGCTCGAAACAGGAGAATATATCCGCGTGGGAGGAACAAAAGTCATGAAGACCGATGTCCGCATCGTAGCAGCCACCAACGTCAACATGCAGAAGGCAATCAGTGCCGGACGGTTCCGCGAAGACCTGTACTACAGGCTCAACACCATCCCCATACAAATGCCGTCTCTGCGCGAACGGGGAGAAGACATTGTGCTGCTGTTCCGCCTCTTCGCACTGCAAATGGCAGAAAAGTACCGCACACCGAAAATCACACTGACCGAGGATGCCAAGCAACTCCTCCTGCGCTACAAGTGGCCGGGCAATGTCAGACAACTGAAGAACATCACCGAGCAGATGTCTGTGCTGAGCGAAAACCGTGAAATCAACAAGGAAACACTGCAGAAATTCATCCCGCAAGACCCGGAGAGCACACAACTCACGCTCATTAGTTCGCCCGACGGACAACATTCCTACGAAAGCGAACGGGAGATACTATATAAAATATTGTATGAACTGCGCGGAAACGTGTCAGACCTGAGACGCGACATGAACTCGCTCAGGAAACAACTCGACGACGCCAGGACGCTCAATGCAAAAGTAGCGGAAATCAATGCACAACTGCCCGTAGAGAAAGTGCGCCCGGAAAACAACGCCTACGAAGTGGCTGAAGCCGAAGAAATCTCAGAACCCGAGACACTCAACCTCAACGAACTTGGACGGCAGATGGTTGAAAAAGCACTCGAACGCAACGGATGGAACCGAAAAAAAGCCGCACAGGAACTCGGCATCTCCGACCGTACACTCTACAGAAAGCTGAAAGCTTATGGGCTGAACGAAGATTAA
- a CDS encoding MFS transporter, whose translation MKKSKNPWSWIPTLYMAEGLPNVIVTSVAIVLYMRMGLSDAEIGLYTGWLGLPWIIKPLWSPFVDLYKTKRWWVIAMQLLLGSSLAGVAFTLNTDFWFQGTMFCFFLMAFSSATHDIAADGYYMLELDEHQQSWFVGIRNTFYRLAVIFGNGALVPLAGILEERYPGRNAFAWSLVFYGVAALFIGFWLWHCYFMPKSDGDTRNNVTASEIVQGLKRMFVSFFTRMPWRELLFAIIFIMFFRFPEALLNAMSKTFLTRPQEDGGLGLTLTQYGISYGTVGLIGLLLGGIVGGWLASRNGLKRWLWPMVCAITLPDIVYVYMSYAMPDNIVLISSCIFIEQFGYGLGYTALTLYMLYFSMGEFKTSYYAICTGLSYLGLQVPAMFSGFLKDAVGYRTFFVIVMFLCVITFIVTAFIKIDPEFGKKKAA comes from the coding sequence ATGAAAAAGAGTAAAAATCCTTGGTCGTGGATACCGACCCTATACATGGCAGAAGGTCTGCCTAATGTGATTGTCACGTCGGTTGCCATCGTGTTGTATATGAGGATGGGATTGAGTGATGCAGAGATAGGACTCTATACCGGTTGGTTGGGTTTGCCTTGGATTATCAAACCCTTGTGGAGCCCGTTTGTTGATTTATACAAGACGAAACGCTGGTGGGTGATTGCCATGCAGCTGCTTTTAGGCTCTTCGCTGGCGGGAGTGGCTTTCACGCTGAACACCGACTTTTGGTTCCAGGGGACGATGTTCTGTTTCTTCCTGATGGCATTCTCGAGTGCTACACACGACATCGCCGCCGACGGTTACTATATGTTGGAACTCGACGAGCATCAGCAGTCGTGGTTTGTGGGCATTCGCAATACGTTCTATCGGTTGGCGGTGATTTTCGGAAACGGGGCGCTGGTGCCGCTTGCGGGCATCCTGGAAGAGCGCTATCCCGGTCGCAACGCTTTCGCCTGGAGTCTGGTGTTCTATGGCGTGGCGGCTCTGTTCATCGGTTTTTGGCTTTGGCATTGTTATTTCATGCCGAAGTCTGATGGCGACACGCGCAATAATGTGACGGCATCTGAAATCGTGCAGGGACTGAAGCGGATGTTCGTGTCGTTCTTCACGCGTATGCCATGGCGTGAACTGCTGTTTGCCATTATCTTCATCATGTTTTTCCGTTTCCCCGAAGCCTTGCTCAATGCGATGAGCAAGACGTTCCTGACACGTCCTCAGGAAGATGGCGGACTGGGACTGACGCTGACCCAGTATGGCATCTCCTACGGCACGGTGGGACTTATCGGTTTGTTGCTCGGCGGTATCGTCGGCGGTTGGCTTGCCAGTCGCAACGGACTGAAACGTTGGTTGTGGCCTATGGTATGCGCCATTACGCTCCCCGACATTGTGTATGTCTATATGAGTTATGCCATGCCCGACAATATTGTGCTCATCAGTTCGTGCATCTTCATCGAGCAGTTCGGCTACGGATTGGGCTATACCGCGCTCACGCTCTATATGCTCTATTTCAGTATGGGCGAATTCAAGACTTCTTACTATGCCATTTGCACGGGACTTTCATATTTGGGCTTGCAGGTGCCGGCTATGTTTTCGGGATTCCTGAAAGACGCTGTCGGCTACCGCACGTTCTTCGTCATCGTCATGTTCCTGTGTGTCATCACCTTCATCGTGACGGCATTCATCAAGATCGACCCGGAGTTTGGTAAGAAAAAAGCCGCCTGA